From one Cucurbita pepo subsp. pepo cultivar mu-cu-16 chromosome LG17, ASM280686v2, whole genome shotgun sequence genomic stretch:
- the LOC111778620 gene encoding poly(rC)-binding protein 4-like: protein MQSGDIPVYPSMPAKAPLPVSMPLPGTVLVSKPGHAVTGKRRREDDPIVPYSEAVDVSAPKRQAKAHDVLFRIVAPSKQIGKVIGKVGCRIQKVREETKATIKIADAVARYEERVIIISSKDKENTVTDAEKALQQIAALILKEDGTSIEELKVGTGHVAANTVRLLIAGSQAGSLIGASGQNIEKLRNSSGASVTILAPNQLPLCASAHESDRVVQISGDVPAVLKALEEIGNQLRVNPPRQVISVSPTYNYNAIHPPQSYMDPTSVNYVTFEMLISETLVGGLIGIGGFNISRIRNESGATIKVCGGRGEQNYRQLQFGGSAEQVALAKQRVDEYIYSQLMRQAGVQPTALQMW from the exons ATGCAGTCAGGTGATATCCCGGTGTACCCTTCCATGCCCGCCAAGGCTCCCTTGCCTGTGTCTATGCCTCTACCCGGGACTGTGTTGGTTTCCAAGCCCGGACATGCCGTCACCGGCAAACGCCGCCGTGAGGACGATCCGATCGTCCCCTATTCGGAGGCTGTAGATGTGTCGGCACCCAAGAGACAGGCGAAGGCCCATGACGTGCTTTTTAGAATCGTTGCGCCCTCGAAGCAGATCGGGAAGGTTATTGGCAAAGTCGGTTGCCGAATTCAGAAGGTTCGTGAGGAGACCAAAGCTACAATAAAAATTGCGGATGCAGTCGCG CGGTACGAAGAACGTGTTATCATTATAAGTTCAAAGGACAAAGAGAATACGGTTACTGATGCGGAGAAAGCACTCCAGCAAATTGCAGCACTGATATTAAAG GAAGATGGTACAAGCATTGAGGAGCTAAAAGTTGGAACAGGGCATGTGGCTGCCAATACTGTAAGGCTCCTTATTGCTGGATCTCAAGCAGGTTCTTTGATTGGTGCCTCAGGTCAGAATATTGAGAAATTAAGGAATTCTTCTGGTGCGTCAGTTACAATCCTTGCCCCTAATCAGTTACCTCTTTGTGCGTCTGCTCATGAATCTGACCGAGTGGTGCAG ATATCAGGGGATGTTCCTGCAGTTTTGAAGGCTCTTGAGGAGATAGGCAATCAGCTAA GGGTAAATCCTCCTCGGCAAGTCATTTCCGTTAGCCcaacatataattataatgCAATACATCCGCCACAGTCATATATGGATCCAACCTCAG TTAATTATGTAACCTTTGAAATGTTGATATCGGAGACGTTGGTGGGTGGGTTGATTGGGATTGGTGGCTTCAACATATCAAGAATCAGAAATGAATCTGGCGCTACAATCAAG GTTTGTGGTGGAAGAGGTGAACAAAATTACAGGCAATTACAATTTGGTGGAAGTGCTGAACAG GTAGCATTGGCTAAGCAGAGGGTTgatgaatatatttattctcAGTTGATGCGACAAGCTGGTGTTCAACCGACAGC TCTGCAGATGTGGTAA
- the LOC111778619 gene encoding uncharacterized protein LOC111778619, whose product MASPASTPLTEPRVPHSPLPPTPSSHQRKSCAQFLSKSLFFCILLLLLPLFPSEAPDFVNQTSLSKFWELFHLLFVGIAVSYGLFSRRSIQVSVDEPRFSNFENSQSYLSKLFHVAPIFENVDDLSASDERKLSEALYIKLNSGSVNEFGDFNAPSREQEKLHYSILKKRYENSHELIDTDNVGHACKSRYTRDGSVVLVAETNRSSSEWMESEAIVDYKPLGLPVRSLRSNLTEPDLRPNLTEPDDVELDSGDESCLSSKSSSSSYENDYERTSEFGDNCCTNLEEKFDEAVISSLSPFQLREKFGKKVTKDRGAGNAVLHPPHFRPSSIDEAQFESHKNPRPLHSTLSQPPPQTSSFSPPLSSTTRTHRKMSSLGDISSKLLHSQQYSMRSLSENSRGGSEDPLIELENSSDCNGSIASSPHSDRSFASIPKALSRGKSVRTVRANAVTMEETNSQEIKNQVENDNNTREDGMRHGRPSIVNPNARNPNRLSKTTFLGIEKQKEDTESLLTDDGKDQSEREDETIFGNSDEEAASSMVGDSESGAHEVDKKAGEFIAKFREQIHLQRMASADKRLRGGWGSFSSTSSSHFS is encoded by the exons ATGGCGTCTCCAGCTTCCACCCCTTTGACCGAACCCCGTGTTCCTCATTCTCCGCTTCCACCTACTCCTTCGTCTCACCAACGCAAGTCCTGCGCACAATTCCTCTCCAAATCTCTCTTCTTCTgcattctcctcctcctcctccctctCTTCCCTTCCGAAGCGCCGGATTTCGTCAACCAGACTTCTCTCTCCAAATTCTGGGAGCTTTTTCACCTCTTGTTCGTCGGCATTGCTGTTTCGTATGGTCTCTTTAGCAGAAGGAGCATCCAGGTCAGTGTAGACGAACCTCGATTCTCCAATTTTGAAAACTCACAGTCCTACTTGTCTAAGTTGTTTCACGTCGCTCcgatttttgaaaatgttgaCGATTTGAGTGCTTCTGATGAGAGGAAATTAAGTGAAGCTTTGTACATTAAGCTGAATTCTGGATCCGTGAATGAGTTTGGAGATTTCAATGCTCCGTCTCGCGAACAGGAAAAACTTCATTACTCCATTCTCAAaaaaaggtatgaaaattcTCATGAATTGATTGATACTGATAATGTCGGTCATGCTTGTAAATCGAGATATACTCGGGATGGATCTGTAGTGTTAGTTGCTGAAACAAATCGTAGTTCTAGTGAATGGATGGAATCAGAAGCCATTGTTGATTATAAACCTCTAGGTTTGCCTGTTAGGAGTCTGAGGTCGAATCTTACTGAACCCGATCTGAGGCCGAATCTTACTGAACCCGATGATGTCGAATTAGATAGTGGTGATGAATCTTGCTTGAGTTCTAAAAGTTCATCCAGTAGCTATGAGAATGATTATGAAAGAACAAGCGAATTTGGTGATAATTGTTGTACGAATTTGGAGGAGAAGTTTGATGAAGCTGTTATTTCATCATTGTCCCCATTTCAATTGCGtgagaaatttggaaaaaagGTTACGAAAGATAGAGGAGCTGGAAATGCTGTTCTTCACCCTCCCCATTTTAGACCTTCCTCCATTGATGAAGCTCAATTTGAATCACATAAAAACCCTAGGCCTCTTCATTCTACTCTGTCTCAGCCACCACCACAAACTAGTTCCTTCTCTCCGCCATTGTCATCAACGACAAGAACGCATCGTAAAATGTCGTCGCTCGGCGATATTTCCTCTAAGTTATTGCATTCTCAACAATACAGTATGAGAT CTCTGTCTGAAAACAGTAGAGGGGGCTCTGAAGACCCTCTGATTGAGCTAGAAAATTCATCTGATTGCAATGGATCCATAGCAAGTTCCCCACATTCAGACCGGAGTTTTGCAAGTATTCCGAAAGCCTTATCCCGGGGAAAATCCGTTAGAACAGTTAGAGCAAATGCAGTAACAATGGAGGAAACGAACAGCCAAGAGATCAAAAACCAAGTTGAGAATGATAACAATACGAGAGAAGATGGAATGCGACATGGGCGGCCTAGTATTGTTAACCCGAATGCTCGTAATCCAAATCGTTTGTCGAAGACAACATTCTTGGGGATTGAGAAGCAGAAGGAAGACACTGAGAGTCTACTCACAGATGATGGTAAAGACCAGTCTGAGAGGGAGGATGAAACTATTTTTGGAAATTCAGATGAAGAAGCTGCTTCGAGCATGGTGGGAGATTCGGAATCAGGGGCGCACGAGGTCGACAAGAAAGCTGGGGAGTTCATAGCCAAGTTTAGGGAGCAAATACATCTTCAGAGGATGGCTTCAGCAGATAAAAGATTGAGAGGAGGATGGGGTTCATTCAGCAGCACAAGCAGCAGCCATTTCAGTTGA